From a region of the Paenibacillus segetis genome:
- a CDS encoding PTS sugar transporter subunit IIA, with amino-acid sequence MFSKWRKKTEESKVIEIFSPVTGQSVSLTEVPDEAFAGGHMGKGVAIEPSIGKLVAPFEGTVAHVIKSNHALMLEHSSGLQFLFHIGVNTVSLKGEGFVSHVATGDKVKPGQLLIEFDIEKIQNAGFPVITPIIVTNADEVTSNIETIFGPVQAGSDVILKAVIKS; translated from the coding sequence ATGTTTTCAAAGTGGAGAAAAAAAACAGAAGAGAGTAAAGTCATAGAAATTTTCTCTCCCGTAACTGGTCAATCCGTTTCACTTACCGAGGTTCCAGATGAGGCATTTGCTGGAGGACATATGGGTAAAGGGGTTGCAATTGAACCTTCAATAGGTAAGCTTGTTGCTCCATTTGAAGGTACCGTTGCTCATGTCATCAAATCCAATCATGCACTTATGTTGGAACATTCATCAGGGCTACAATTTTTGTTTCACATTGGCGTGAACACCGTGTCATTGAAAGGCGAAGGGTTTGTATCCCATGTTGCTACAGGGGATAAGGTGAAACCAGGTCAATTGTTAATTGAATTCGACATCGAGAAGATCCAAAATGCAGGGTTTCCAGTAATTACACCTATCATTGTTACAAACGCCGATGAGGTGACCAGCAACATTGAAACTATCTTCGGACCTGTGCAGGCAGGCAGCGATGTCATTTTAAAAGCGGTTATCAAGTCATAG
- a CDS encoding alpha/beta hydrolase fold domain-containing protein, producing MKKRLIYVLTILLLIILAAWLFVSRYDMMSNHIIFSNEQSRVRFLSPIYDVNVQRDIVYASKKNETESKEDLKLDLYEPANDTNKQRPVVIFIHGGGFYMGTKSDAATISADLAKRGYVVLSIDYRLKVNPSFNYPKTLADDYEDIYDVMGWVKNNATTYGLDAEHIALGGDSAGGILSINFVNEYLIREPSYIKPIFAIIDIYGGSLRLGLQDHYPPVLIVHGTQDQSIPYQQSLNFNNALEEKGIYHNLLTMENVGHDYKNEKYFDMIVENSSHFLWNVLSRPQNEWLPESTGIMAVTGEQFDIKLPQGYIKNLDEGILNITLPEGWSLVNTKDNPSLRVQIPISLDRGIYSIIVAQEHGKEPDRSFALSVKVIDPLNVSFETYFDNTDQKIKTHVQVTNQSNRRFNGSLQFTYDTDQASQGSFTSIVDELDPGMSQTIDIPDLVQGKRTVRGLNNSDTLLQMTEDSFHALRIHKLSNPIQIDGNLEEWKEQVSFDVNDVKMDNWKGVQDTSGVGHLTWDNNNLYLAVEVTDDKHSQEENGDAIWNGDSVQFAIGVANEDGSVPGDYHEMGVALTDKRDLSKWRWMAPAGFGMGEYVEIDQAIIRNNNKTIYEMAIPWSELTEDTKAMKQGVKLKFSMLINDNDGNGRKGWLEFNSGIGTAKNIHAFGDLYLVD from the coding sequence TTGAAGAAACGGCTCATATACGTTCTTACGATTCTACTACTGATAATATTAGCAGCTTGGTTGTTCGTATCACGATACGATATGATGTCAAATCATATTATCTTCAGCAACGAACAGAGCAGAGTCAGGTTTTTGTCTCCCATATATGATGTTAATGTGCAAAGAGATATCGTCTATGCGAGCAAGAAAAATGAGACAGAGTCCAAAGAAGACTTGAAACTTGATTTGTATGAACCTGCTAATGATACTAACAAGCAAAGACCGGTAGTTATTTTCATTCATGGCGGCGGGTTTTATATGGGAACGAAGAGCGATGCGGCAACCATTTCCGCAGATCTTGCCAAACGAGGATATGTCGTTTTGTCCATAGATTATAGACTTAAGGTCAACCCGTCTTTCAACTATCCCAAGACTCTCGCAGATGATTACGAGGATATATACGACGTGATGGGTTGGGTTAAGAATAATGCAACTACTTATGGGCTAGATGCTGAACATATAGCTTTAGGTGGTGATTCTGCAGGGGGAATACTCTCGATAAACTTTGTCAATGAATACTTGATTCGTGAACCCTCTTACATTAAGCCGATATTTGCAATTATAGATATATACGGAGGATCGCTGAGATTAGGTCTACAGGATCATTATCCTCCCGTATTGATCGTTCATGGAACTCAGGACCAATCCATACCGTACCAACAGAGTTTAAATTTTAACAATGCACTTGAGGAGAAGGGAATTTATCATAATCTATTAACGATGGAGAATGTGGGACATGATTATAAGAACGAAAAATACTTTGACATGATTGTTGAAAATTCATCACACTTCCTTTGGAATGTATTGAGTCGTCCCCAAAACGAGTGGCTTCCGGAGAGCACGGGGATCATGGCCGTTACTGGTGAACAATTCGATATTAAACTGCCCCAAGGTTACATTAAGAATTTAGATGAAGGAATACTAAACATTACTTTGCCAGAGGGATGGTCGTTAGTTAACACTAAAGACAATCCGTCTTTGCGAGTACAAATTCCTATTAGCTTAGATCGGGGAATTTATTCGATCATTGTTGCTCAGGAGCACGGTAAAGAGCCGGATCGGAGCTTTGCGCTTAGTGTAAAAGTCATCGATCCATTGAATGTTAGTTTTGAGACTTATTTTGATAACACCGACCAAAAAATAAAAACTCATGTCCAAGTAACCAATCAATCGAATAGACGTTTTAATGGATCTCTTCAATTCACATATGACACGGATCAAGCATCTCAAGGATCTTTTACCTCCATAGTAGATGAATTAGATCCAGGCATGAGCCAAACGATAGATATCCCTGATCTGGTACAAGGGAAGCGGACCGTGAGAGGACTTAACAATTCGGATACATTATTGCAGATGACCGAGGACTCATTTCATGCGTTACGCATTCATAAGCTCTCAAATCCAATCCAGATCGACGGTAACTTGGAAGAATGGAAAGAGCAAGTATCTTTCGATGTGAATGATGTTAAGATGGATAATTGGAAAGGTGTGCAAGATACTAGCGGGGTCGGTCATTTAACATGGGATAACAATAACCTATATCTTGCAGTGGAAGTTACAGATGATAAACACTCCCAAGAGGAGAATGGAGATGCGATTTGGAACGGAGATAGCGTTCAGTTTGCGATTGGTGTAGCGAATGAAGATGGTAGTGTTCCAGGTGATTACCATGAAATGGGTGTAGCTTTAACTGATAAGAGGGACTTGTCCAAGTGGCGTTGGATGGCACCGGCGGGTTTTGGAATGGGTGAATATGTTGAAATTGACCAAGCAATCATCCGCAATAATAATAAAACAATCTATGAGATGGCTATTCCATGGAGCGAATTGACAGAGGACACTAAGGCTATGAAACAAGGTGTGAAATTGAAATTTTCTATGCTTATTAATGATAATGACGGGAATGGACGCAAAGGATGGCTGGAGTTCAATAGCGGAATAGGGACAGCCAAGAATATTCATGCTTTTGGGGATTTGTACTTGGTTGATTGA
- a CDS encoding glycoside hydrolase family 13 protein, whose translation MSETTPVEKEVKWWQTAVVYQIYPRSFQDSDGDGIGDLRGIINRIDYLKYLGITAIWLSPVYKSPNDDNGYDISDYQDIMDEFGTMEDMEELIAKANDAGIKMIMDLVVNHTSDEHKWFVEAKKSKDNEYRDYYIWRDPVDGGVPNGLTSTFSGTAWELDEASGQYFLHLFSKRQPDLNWENEKVRQEVYNMMNFWLDKGVGGFRMDVIDLVGKIPDQEITGNGPKLHDYLQEMNQQTFGSHDVLTVGETWGATPEIAKLYSDPKRKELSMVFQFEHVSLDQQEGKDKWDLKPLSVADLKRVLAKWQTSLGDEGWNSLFWNNHDLPRIVSRWGNDQQFHDQSAKMYAVLLHMMKGTPYIYQGEEIGMTNYPVTTIDEVEDIESVNMYHDRLANGYAVEDIIASINAKGRDNARTPIQWDDSDHAGFTTGTPWLHVNPNHKLINVKDNLENLDSIFHTYRRLIHLRQNNPIIVWGDFELIEHTAEEVFAYYREYEGLKWLIVANISSTDNEFSVDAEVAEIIISNYNRQEIVVKSVKLKPYEVFVVKV comes from the coding sequence ATCTATCCGCGAAGTTTCCAGGATAGTGATGGAGATGGGATTGGCGATTTAAGAGGAATTATTAACCGTATTGATTACTTGAAATATTTAGGGATCACTGCGATCTGGTTATCACCAGTTTATAAATCTCCCAATGATGATAATGGTTACGATATTAGTGACTATCAAGATATTATGGATGAATTCGGAACGATGGAAGATATGGAAGAATTGATTGCGAAAGCCAATGATGCGGGTATCAAAATGATCATGGACTTAGTCGTAAATCATACTTCGGATGAACACAAATGGTTCGTTGAAGCTAAGAAAAGTAAGGATAATGAATACCGCGATTACTATATTTGGCGTGATCCTGTAGATGGGGGAGTTCCTAATGGCCTGACCTCTACATTCAGCGGGACTGCGTGGGAATTAGATGAAGCAAGCGGACAATATTTCCTGCATTTATTCAGCAAACGCCAACCAGACCTGAACTGGGAGAATGAAAAGGTTCGCCAAGAGGTCTACAATATGATGAATTTTTGGTTGGATAAGGGTGTTGGGGGCTTCCGAATGGATGTAATTGATTTGGTCGGCAAAATCCCTGATCAAGAAATTACGGGGAATGGCCCCAAATTACATGATTACCTGCAAGAAATGAATCAACAAACCTTCGGTTCCCATGATGTCCTTACGGTAGGCGAAACATGGGGAGCAACCCCTGAAATTGCCAAACTATATTCTGATCCGAAACGAAAGGAACTATCTATGGTGTTCCAATTCGAGCATGTAAGTTTGGATCAACAAGAAGGCAAAGATAAATGGGACTTAAAACCGCTAAGTGTCGCCGACTTGAAGAGGGTCTTAGCGAAGTGGCAAACATCATTGGGTGACGAGGGTTGGAACAGTCTATTCTGGAATAATCATGACCTACCGCGGATTGTATCGAGATGGGGTAATGATCAACAATTCCATGATCAGAGTGCCAAAATGTATGCGGTTCTCTTGCACATGATGAAAGGAACGCCTTACATCTACCAGGGTGAAGAAATAGGCATGACCAATTATCCCGTCACAACAATTGATGAAGTAGAAGATATTGAATCCGTAAATATGTATCATGATCGTTTAGCGAATGGGTATGCGGTTGAAGATATCATTGCATCGATTAACGCAAAAGGCCGAGATAATGCACGCACACCGATCCAATGGGATGACAGTGACCATGCTGGCTTCACGACAGGAACTCCTTGGTTGCATGTGAATCCAAATCATAAACTGATCAATGTAAAAGATAACTTAGAGAATTTAGATTCTATTTTCCATACGTATCGTCGGTTAATCCACCTTCGTCAGAATAACCCGATCATCGTCTGGGGAGATTTTGAGCTGATTGAACATACAGCTGAAGAAGTATTCGCTTATTATCGTGAATATGAAGGTCTAAAATGGTTAATCGTTGCGAATATTTCTTCGACGGACAATGAATTTTCAGTGGATGCAGAAGTCGCGGAAATCATCATAAGTAACTACAATCGACAAGAAATTGTTGTGAAATCTGTGAAGTTAAAGCCGTATGAGGTATTTGTTGTAAAGGTTTAA
- a CDS encoding low molecular weight protein-tyrosine-phosphatase, producing the protein MIKVLFVCLGNICRSPMAEAVFRNHVKNVGLSDRIVVDSAGTGDWHVGHTPHEGTRKILDQYGIDYSGMFARQVSTEDFNDFKYIIAMDDMNVTNLTPLFPTDHQAEVKKLLEFVPKHAGGDVPDPYYTGNFEEVYEMVDEGCVNLLKYIREQQGL; encoded by the coding sequence ATGATTAAAGTACTGTTTGTATGTTTGGGTAATATTTGTCGGTCACCAATGGCAGAAGCCGTATTTCGTAATCATGTAAAAAATGTAGGGTTATCAGATCGAATAGTTGTTGATTCTGCAGGTACAGGAGATTGGCATGTCGGACATACCCCTCATGAAGGGACTCGTAAAATCCTCGATCAATATGGTATTGATTACTCGGGGATGTTTGCAAGACAGGTGAGTACGGAAGATTTCAATGATTTCAAATATATTATTGCCATGGATGATATGAACGTCACTAATTTAACTCCTCTGTTCCCAACAGATCATCAAGCTGAAGTGAAGAAACTACTCGAATTCGTACCGAAACATGCTGGTGGAGATGTTCCAGATCCTTATTACACGGGTAATTTTGAAGAGGTATACGAGATGGTGGATGAAGGCTGCGTAAATTTACTTAAGTATATTCGAGAACAGCAAGGTTTGTAG
- the hrpB gene encoding ATP-dependent helicase HrpB, giving the protein MTQLPIDKVIPVLQEHLKNGSSAILLAEPGAGKTTRTPLQLLQEPWLAGQSILLLEPRRLAARSAAIYMAKQLGESVGEMVGYRIRSESRVSSRTRITVVTEGILTRMLQNDPALIGVGLVIFDEFHERSIHADLGLALALQSQQVLREDLRILIMSATLDPKPIAQLLGTSAVVQSQGRNYPVETRYSGSGLREPIEVTVERVIMSALNVHQGSLLVFLPGAKEIRRVERRLAGNVPSDVILAPLFGALSQVEQQRAIEAAPSGKRKVVLATSIAESSLTVDGVTVVIDSGLRRTSLFSPRTGMNRLVTTRAARDSADQRRGRAGRTAPGVCYRLWSESEDRALEERTPPEMLEADLTQLALEVAAWGAASPEELVWLDAPPVAPYGQAVQLLRQLGALDDQHRITEHGIKMNELGLHPRLAHMLLRAETLGLGRVACSLAALLEERDLFKGQVAGRDCDMVSRLSMLMEHNGSMTSPNSSLASSYDVDPIELRRILELSCQWEKVLSFGKSTNGTEQDWQRYCGLLISFAYPDRIARRRPDGRFLLRNGRGAVFTYQQPLGTEEYLAIAEVDDQGSESVILRAASLGESDLNTFYREDLHEEKIVQWDEEAQKVKVRRRLSLGAIVLKDVPDPNPSQEDITRALLQAVTMQGVTILPWNGKSRQLQARIGFMHKLDERWPDVSDEALSTKPEQWLAPYISNFRKPSDMKSLSLYSILENWLGWERTQQLNTEAPTHLLVPSGSKVLIHYDGPQAPYVAVRLQEVFGMMDTPRIGYGQVKITMHLLSPASRPVQVTSDLHSFWKNTYFEVKKDLKGRYPKHYWPEDPLQATATRKVRPEQTKK; this is encoded by the coding sequence ATGACACAGCTTCCGATAGATAAAGTAATTCCAGTTTTACAAGAACATTTGAAAAACGGTAGCTCAGCAATATTGTTGGCGGAGCCAGGTGCGGGTAAGACAACACGGACTCCGCTGCAATTATTACAGGAACCATGGCTAGCGGGACAAAGTATTCTACTGCTTGAACCAAGAAGATTAGCAGCAAGATCTGCTGCGATATATATGGCGAAGCAACTCGGAGAATCGGTTGGTGAGATGGTAGGATACCGAATTCGTTCGGAGAGCAGGGTGTCTAGCCGAACTAGAATCACGGTCGTAACCGAAGGTATTCTGACGCGCATGCTTCAGAACGATCCAGCGTTGATCGGGGTCGGGCTGGTTATTTTTGACGAATTTCATGAGCGGAGTATTCATGCTGATCTGGGTCTGGCGTTAGCTCTCCAGAGTCAGCAAGTACTCCGTGAAGATCTTCGGATTTTGATTATGTCGGCCACACTGGACCCGAAGCCCATAGCACAATTGCTTGGAACATCTGCGGTCGTTCAAAGCCAAGGACGCAATTATCCTGTAGAAACAAGGTATTCAGGGAGTGGATTAAGAGAACCAATAGAAGTAACTGTAGAACGAGTGATTATGAGCGCTTTGAATGTTCATCAAGGGAGTTTGCTCGTTTTCCTTCCGGGTGCCAAGGAAATCCGTCGCGTAGAACGGCGATTAGCTGGGAATGTACCTAGCGATGTCATTTTGGCACCGCTATTTGGTGCATTGTCGCAAGTTGAGCAGCAACGGGCGATTGAAGCGGCACCTTCCGGCAAGCGCAAGGTCGTATTAGCAACATCAATCGCAGAATCGAGCTTAACGGTTGACGGTGTGACCGTCGTCATCGATAGCGGCTTGCGGCGTACCTCGCTGTTCTCTCCGCGCACGGGAATGAACCGCTTAGTGACGACTCGCGCGGCCCGCGACTCGGCCGATCAACGCCGCGGACGTGCTGGGCGAACAGCGCCTGGCGTATGTTATCGCCTATGGAGCGAAAGTGAAGATCGCGCACTAGAAGAGCGCACGCCGCCAGAGATGCTGGAAGCGGACTTGACCCAACTCGCACTGGAGGTCGCTGCATGGGGAGCGGCGTCGCCGGAGGAGCTGGTTTGGCTAGATGCTCCTCCAGTAGCTCCTTATGGACAAGCAGTACAGTTGCTTCGGCAGCTCGGAGCATTGGATGATCAACATCGAATAACCGAGCATGGGATCAAGATGAACGAGCTTGGTCTACACCCGCGCTTAGCTCATATGCTACTCCGCGCAGAAACACTTGGTTTGGGACGGGTGGCGTGTAGTTTAGCTGCGCTGTTGGAAGAGCGTGATTTATTTAAAGGGCAAGTAGCAGGACGTGATTGCGATATGGTCAGCCGACTGTCGATGTTGATGGAACACAATGGCTCAATGACGAGCCCCAACTCGTCATTGGCTTCAAGTTATGACGTTGATCCAATTGAACTTCGACGTATTCTTGAGCTCAGTTGTCAGTGGGAAAAAGTACTTAGTTTTGGCAAATCTACCAATGGTACTGAGCAAGATTGGCAACGTTACTGTGGATTATTAATATCTTTTGCATATCCTGATCGCATCGCTCGTCGTCGTCCTGATGGGAGGTTCTTGCTGCGTAACGGTCGTGGTGCTGTATTTACTTATCAGCAACCACTAGGAACAGAAGAGTATTTGGCGATTGCAGAAGTGGATGATCAAGGGTCGGAAAGTGTAATTCTTCGAGCAGCTTCGCTTGGGGAGAGCGATTTGAATACCTTTTACCGTGAAGATTTGCATGAGGAGAAGATCGTACAATGGGATGAGGAAGCCCAGAAAGTTAAGGTTCGTCGTCGACTTTCGCTTGGAGCGATTGTGCTCAAAGACGTTCCTGATCCTAATCCTTCGCAGGAGGATATCACGAGGGCGCTGCTGCAAGCTGTTACGATGCAGGGGGTTACTATTTTGCCGTGGAACGGTAAATCTCGTCAATTGCAGGCTCGAATTGGGTTCATGCATAAGCTTGATGAACGTTGGCCTGATGTATCGGATGAGGCTTTGTCCACTAAACCGGAGCAATGGCTCGCTCCCTATATCTCAAATTTTCGGAAGCCTTCGGACATGAAATCTTTGTCATTGTATTCTATATTGGAGAACTGGCTTGGGTGGGAAAGAACCCAACAATTAAATACGGAGGCTCCAACACATTTACTAGTTCCAAGTGGATCAAAAGTTCTGATTCATTATGATGGTCCGCAGGCTCCATACGTTGCTGTCAGGCTTCAGGAGGTGTTCGGGATGATGGATACACCTCGTATCGGATATGGCCAAGTTAAGATCACTATGCATTTGTTGTCCCCTGCGAGTCGCCCTGTTCAGGTTACTTCTGATTTGCATAGCTTTTGGAAGAATACGTATTTTGAAGTGAAGAAAGATTTAAAGGGGCGTTATCCCAAGCATTATTGGCCGGAGGACCCTCTGCAAGCGACAGCAACACGTAAAGTCCGCCCGGAACAAACAAAAAAGTAA
- a CDS encoding glycoside hydrolase family 66 protein has protein sequence MRFLKIIGTVSACLLTISVVSGCENVLDQAQIDKSSVKIIQLTTDKAMYDPTAQVKVIAKLENVTDKNVKGNYTLTVSHLAQQVGEVVEGNFSVTGYESTNIEIPWTAPDEDYKGYLFDFQLQDNKGNTVTSETMGVDVSSEWTKFPRYGYVTEYSDKVDTEKVMETLKDFRLNAIEYYDWKYLHHQPVPADGSMEWEDWAGRKISGQTVKDYIAAAKDRNMVNMSYNMIYAATNNFAEFGVKDEWGLWYAENHGGPGQVKGDRFTFHMGASPSGQSDLYFFDIQNQEWQDYIIKQNIEAIQTMGFDGWHGDTVGEWGKMWTSDNRGDDMQTLYVKDGYTEFLNKAKEMLGQDKYLAFNPVGAQGIENVNKSNVDVLYTEMWPWDHDSEGNQYDTYMGLKREIDQSRQESGGKSLIIPAYMEYDYAQRNSSVPFNMSAVLLTDAAVYAAGGSRIELGDGVNMLSNEYFPYKNLYMTPEHVKRQSALQDFIVAYQNLLRDGQEDNGNLIEVADYDSSIDGQAQTIWAYSKSDTKYDTIQMINLVDVSTDDWRANEGEKDTPRMLSDVRVRYYSEKNIQSAWVTSPDPAYNSRSHKLDFTKGSDANGSYVELTVPSLEYWNMLYFSEEDTAASTHNESIGQVKLYETKEELANGDIKSGLDHWSLYNDVAQVKDGKIVFEGLHFAQSMSQTVTGLEDGTYEVSLTGKQYGMKAHISRMELTGTGYPNVFVDLPVGESTGSIKQEVRVRNGRLKITIHHESILGSNLEIDEVKLKKVE, from the coding sequence ATGAGATTTCTCAAAATTATCGGTACCGTGTCAGCATGTTTATTAACAATAAGTGTAGTGTCAGGATGTGAAAATGTGCTTGATCAAGCCCAAATAGATAAGAGTAGCGTGAAGATTATTCAATTAACAACAGATAAAGCCATGTATGATCCCACTGCTCAAGTTAAAGTCATCGCAAAACTAGAAAATGTGACAGATAAGAATGTAAAAGGGAACTATACGTTGACCGTTAGCCATCTGGCACAACAAGTGGGAGAAGTAGTAGAAGGGAATTTTTCGGTAACTGGCTATGAATCCACTAATATTGAGATCCCATGGACAGCACCAGATGAAGATTATAAAGGTTACTTGTTTGATTTCCAATTGCAAGACAATAAAGGTAACACAGTGACTTCCGAAACGATGGGTGTTGATGTCTCTTCCGAATGGACGAAGTTCCCTCGTTATGGTTATGTGACGGAGTATAGCGACAAAGTAGATACGGAAAAGGTGATGGAAACGCTCAAAGATTTCCGTCTCAATGCTATTGAATATTATGACTGGAAGTATCTGCATCATCAACCTGTTCCGGCTGACGGTTCCATGGAATGGGAAGATTGGGCGGGCAGAAAAATTTCAGGGCAGACGGTCAAAGATTATATCGCCGCTGCGAAGGACCGTAATATGGTCAACATGTCCTACAATATGATTTACGCAGCAACCAATAATTTTGCTGAGTTTGGTGTGAAAGACGAATGGGGTCTATGGTATGCCGAAAATCATGGAGGACCTGGCCAAGTTAAAGGGGATCGTTTTACGTTCCACATGGGGGCAAGCCCTTCAGGTCAATCGGACTTATATTTCTTTGATATCCAAAATCAAGAATGGCAGGATTATATCATTAAGCAAAATATTGAAGCCATTCAGACGATGGGTTTTGACGGATGGCACGGCGATACGGTTGGTGAGTGGGGGAAAATGTGGACCTCTGACAATCGTGGCGATGACATGCAAACCCTATATGTCAAGGATGGCTATACAGAATTTTTGAATAAGGCCAAAGAAATGTTGGGACAAGATAAATATCTGGCTTTTAACCCGGTAGGGGCTCAAGGGATTGAGAACGTGAATAAATCGAATGTGGACGTATTGTATACAGAGATGTGGCCTTGGGATCACGATAGTGAGGGCAACCAATATGATACTTACATGGGGTTAAAACGTGAAATTGATCAATCCAGACAAGAAAGTGGAGGCAAGTCTTTAATTATTCCTGCCTATATGGAATATGATTATGCACAGCGAAATTCAAGCGTGCCATTTAATATGTCTGCCGTATTGTTAACAGATGCAGCGGTATACGCAGCCGGTGGGTCACGGATTGAACTAGGTGATGGGGTGAACATGCTCTCGAATGAGTATTTCCCGTATAAAAATCTATATATGACACCAGAACATGTAAAAAGACAGTCAGCATTACAAGATTTCATTGTCGCCTATCAAAATTTACTGCGTGATGGGCAAGAGGACAATGGAAATCTCATCGAAGTAGCCGATTACGATTCAAGTATCGATGGTCAAGCGCAGACGATCTGGGCTTACAGCAAATCGGATACGAAATATGATACCATCCAAATGATTAATTTAGTGGATGTGAGTACCGACGATTGGCGTGCGAATGAAGGCGAGAAAGATACGCCTCGCATGTTGTCGGATGTAAGAGTGAGATACTACTCGGAGAAAAATATTCAATCCGCATGGGTGACTTCACCAGATCCAGCTTACAATTCTCGTTCACACAAACTTGATTTTACAAAAGGTTCTGATGCAAATGGATCTTATGTGGAATTAACGGTACCTTCGTTAGAATATTGGAACATGTTGTATTTTTCGGAGGAAGATACGGCGGCTTCTACACATAACGAAAGTATCGGACAAGTTAAACTGTACGAAACAAAGGAAGAATTGGCTAATGGTGATATCAAATCGGGTCTTGATCACTGGAGCTTATACAATGATGTGGCACAAGTGAAAGATGGAAAGATTGTCTTTGAGGGGCTACACTTCGCACAAAGTATGAGCCAAACCGTGACTGGATTAGAAGACGGTACATATGAAGTGAGCTTAACAGGTAAGCAGTATGGGATGAAGGCCCATATCTCACGTATGGAATTAACCGGAACAGGTTATCCGAATGTGTTCGTCGATTTACCGGTTGGGGAATCTACGGGTTCTATCAAACAAGAAGTACGAGTGAGAAACGGACGACTGAAGATCACCATTCACCATGAGAGTATTCTAGGCTCTAATCTTGAGATCGATGAGGTCAAATTGAAAAAAGTTGAATAA
- the tyrS gene encoding tyrosine--tRNA ligase, with amino-acid sequence MNIIAELEWRDAINQQTDAEGLRKLTEQKAVSLYCGVDPTGDSMHIGHLIPFMVLKRFQLAGHRPVILIGGATGTIGDPSGRQSERSLQTLEQVQANVDALTAQMKKLFVTDGDNQIRMVNNYDWTHKINVIEFLRDYGKNFSINAMLAKDVVSSRLDSGISFTEFSYQILQSLDYLHLYQNEDVQLQIGGSDQWGNITSGLDLIRKKEGSEAVAFGLTIPLMLKADGTKFGKTAGGAVWLDPNKTTPFEFYQFWANTDDRDVVKYLKYFTFLSKEQIDELAEKVQTEPHKREAQKTLAEEMTRFVHGEELLEQAKRITAALFSGDIKSLTADEIEQGFKEMPTFEATLESKNIVDWLVDLGIEPSKRQAREDITKGALSMNGERITDVELEVTADQAIGGRFIIIRKGKKNYSLVKLS; translated from the coding sequence ATGAATATTATCGCCGAACTTGAATGGCGTGACGCCATTAATCAACAAACAGATGCCGAAGGGCTTAGAAAATTGACTGAGCAGAAAGCCGTCTCGCTATACTGCGGCGTAGATCCAACGGGTGACAGTATGCATATCGGTCACTTGATTCCATTCATGGTACTGAAAAGATTTCAGCTAGCAGGCCATCGTCCGGTCATTCTGATCGGTGGCGCAACGGGTACGATCGGTGACCCAAGTGGTCGTCAATCCGAGCGATCATTGCAAACATTGGAACAAGTTCAAGCAAATGTTGATGCTCTTACCGCACAAATGAAAAAGCTGTTTGTGACCGATGGAGACAATCAAATTCGGATGGTAAACAATTACGATTGGACGCACAAAATCAATGTGATCGAATTTTTGCGTGATTACGGTAAAAACTTCAGCATCAATGCAATGCTTGCAAAGGATGTTGTGTCAAGCCGATTAGATAGCGGTATTTCTTTTACAGAATTCTCTTATCAAATCTTGCAGTCACTTGATTACCTGCATCTGTACCAGAATGAAGATGTGCAGTTGCAAATCGGTGGCTCTGATCAATGGGGCAACATTACAAGTGGTCTAGACTTGATCCGCAAGAAAGAAGGATCCGAAGCAGTAGCATTTGGACTTACGATCCCACTTATGTTGAAAGCCGATGGGACGAAATTTGGTAAAACAGCGGGTGGGGCGGTTTGGTTAGATCCGAACAAGACGACGCCATTTGAATTCTACCAGTTCTGGGCAAACACCGATGATCGTGATGTCGTGAAATATCTGAAGTACTTTACGTTCCTTTCGAAAGAGCAAATTGACGAACTGGCAGAAAAAGTGCAGACCGAACCACATAAACGTGAAGCTCAAAAAACGCTGGCTGAGGAAATGACGAGATTCGTTCATGGCGAGGAATTGCTGGAACAGGCCAAACGCATTACTGCAGCTTTGTTCAGCGGCGATATTAAATCGCTGACTGCGGATGAGATTGAGCAAGGCTTCAAAGAAATGCCAACATTCGAAGCAACGCTCGAATCGAAGAATATCGTTGATTGGCTTGTTGATCTAGGCATTGAGCCTTCCAAACGTCAAGCGCGTGAAGATATTACGAAAGGTGCGCTCTCGATGAACGGGGAGCGGATTACCGATGTGGAACTGGAAGTGACAGCTGATCAAGCGATTGGCGGCCGTTTCATCATTATCCGTAAAGGTAAGAAAAATTATAGCTTGGTGAAATTGTCATAG